One genomic segment of Streptomyces sp. RKND-216 includes these proteins:
- a CDS encoding VOC family protein, whose amino-acid sequence MPEHATAVEIPEQYHYAVVPHIMVDDAAAAIDFYRRAFGAREDFRIDAPGGGILHAEITVGRSALMLGDASVDEAEAGRFASPAALGGGTSVALHVFVPDVDDLAERAEGAGAEILQPPTDMFHGDRTVILKDPQGHMWVFLTHLEDVPDEELRRRLAAAAE is encoded by the coding sequence ATGCCCGAGCACGCCACCGCCGTCGAGATTCCCGAGCAGTACCACTACGCCGTGGTCCCGCACATCATGGTCGACGACGCCGCCGCCGCGATCGACTTCTACCGGCGGGCGTTCGGCGCCCGCGAGGACTTCCGGATCGACGCCCCGGGCGGCGGGATCCTGCATGCCGAGATCACCGTCGGACGGTCGGCGCTGATGCTGGGCGACGCCAGCGTGGACGAGGCGGAGGCCGGCCGCTTCGCCTCCCCCGCCGCACTGGGCGGAGGTACATCCGTCGCGCTGCACGTCTTCGTACCGGACGTCGACGACCTGGCGGAGCGTGCCGAGGGCGCCGGCGCCGAGATCCTCCAGCCCCCGACGGACATGTTCCACGGCGACCGCACCGTCATCCTCAAGGACCCCCAGGGGCACATGTGGGTCTTCCTCACCCACCTGGAGGACGTCCCGGATGAGGAGCTGCGGCGTCGCCTGGCCGCTGCCGCCGAATAG
- a CDS encoding alpha-amylase family protein, which translates to MLTVAPTPTAEAAPPGGKDVTAVLFEWDFDSIARECTNTLGPAGYGYVQVSPPQEHIQGGQWWTSYQPVSYEIAGRLGDRAQFRNMVNACHGAGVKVVVDAVINHMTAGSGTGTGGSSYTHYDYPGTYSGADMDDCRDDISNYGDRYQVQHCELLGLADLDTGEDYVRGRIAGYLNDLLSLGVDGFRVDAAKHIPAGDLANIKSRLSDSGVYLKQEVIRAAGEPVTPEEYLGVGDVQEFQYGRDLKRVFENEKLAYLNNFGEGWGYLDSGRAGVFVDNHDTERNGETLNYKSGANYTLANVFMLAWPYGSPDVNSGYEWSNKDAGPPNGGRVDACWQGGWKCQHAWPEIESMVAFRNTTRGEPVTGWWDNGNDHIAFGRGGKGYVVINHEGSSVTRTYDSALPGGTYCDVQSGTTVSVDGEGRFSATLGANTALALHTGARSC; encoded by the coding sequence CTGCTGACCGTCGCGCCCACCCCCACCGCAGAGGCCGCCCCGCCTGGAGGCAAGGACGTCACAGCCGTCCTCTTCGAGTGGGACTTCGACTCCATCGCCCGCGAATGCACGAACACCCTCGGCCCGGCCGGCTACGGGTACGTACAGGTCTCGCCGCCGCAGGAGCACATCCAGGGCGGCCAGTGGTGGACGTCGTACCAACCGGTCAGCTACGAGATCGCCGGACGGCTCGGCGACCGCGCCCAGTTCCGGAACATGGTGAACGCCTGCCACGGCGCGGGCGTCAAGGTCGTCGTGGACGCCGTGATCAACCACATGACCGCCGGCTCCGGCACGGGCACCGGCGGCTCGTCGTACACGCACTACGACTACCCCGGCACGTATTCCGGCGCGGACATGGACGACTGCCGGGACGACATCAGCAACTACGGCGACCGGTACCAGGTGCAGCATTGCGAACTGCTCGGCCTCGCGGACCTGGACACCGGCGAGGACTACGTGCGCGGCCGGATCGCCGGCTACCTGAACGACCTGCTGTCGCTCGGTGTGGACGGCTTCCGCGTCGATGCCGCCAAGCACATCCCCGCCGGGGACCTGGCCAACATCAAGAGCCGGCTCAGCGACTCCGGGGTGTACCTCAAGCAGGAGGTCATCCGGGCGGCCGGTGAGCCGGTCACGCCCGAGGAGTACCTGGGCGTCGGCGACGTGCAGGAGTTCCAGTACGGCAGGGACCTCAAGCGGGTCTTCGAGAACGAGAAGCTGGCCTACCTCAACAACTTCGGCGAGGGCTGGGGCTACCTGGACAGCGGCAGGGCGGGGGTGTTCGTCGACAACCACGACACCGAGCGCAACGGCGAGACGCTCAACTACAAGAGCGGCGCGAACTACACCCTCGCCAACGTGTTCATGCTGGCCTGGCCGTACGGCTCCCCGGACGTCAACTCCGGCTACGAGTGGTCGAACAAGGACGCCGGACCGCCCAACGGCGGCCGGGTGGACGCCTGCTGGCAGGGAGGCTGGAAGTGCCAGCACGCCTGGCCGGAGATCGAGTCGATGGTCGCCTTCCGCAACACCACCCGCGGTGAGCCGGTCACCGGCTGGTGGGACAACGGCAACGACCACATCGCCTTCGGGCGCGGGGGCAAGGGCTACGTCGTGATCAACCACGAGGGCTCCTCCGTCACCCGCACCTACGACAGCGCGCTGCCCGGCGGCACGTACTGCGACGTGCAGAGCGGCACCACCGTGAGCGTGGACGGCGAGGGCCGCTTCAGCGCCACCCTCGGCGCGAACACGGCGCTCGCCCTGCACACCGGCGCCCGCTCCTGCTGA
- the pulA gene encoding pullulanase-type alpha-1,6-glucosidase, with protein sequence MLGSSARRGVAAGIAAAVLTTLVTAAAPAAAKKAPPPPSDKSLAAEVTRHDLTREQFYFVLPDRFANGDTGNDEGGLTGGRLRTGFDPTDKGFYQGGDLQGIIDRLDYIEDLGTTAIWMAPIFKNKPVQGEGKNASAGYHGYWITDFTQVDPHFGTNAQLETLIEAAHDKGMKVFFDVITNHTADVVGYEPASYDYLSKGAFPYLTKGGKPFDDRDYAGGKPFPKVDEGSFPRTPVVPEAERDVKVPSWLNDPAMYHNRGDSTFAGESSEYGDFAGLDDLWTERPEVVRGMERIYQRWVRDFDIDGFRIDTVKHVDMDFWSQWATALDRYAAKKGRDDFFMFGEVYSSDVKTTAPYVTRGRLDSTLDFPFQDAARGFASQGGSAQKLAEVFAQDYRYTTEAANAYEQVTFLGNHDMGRIGAFVRQDNPDADEAELLRRDALAHELMFLSRGNPVIYYGDEQGFTGAGGDKGARQTLFASKTPDYLDDDQLGTDRTHAEDAYDTRHPLYRAVARLSKLTTKHPALRDGVQVERHAADGPGVYAFSRFPAEQDAPAREYLVAVNNAEEKRTATLDTASPGTRFRTLHGEGKPVTSQADGTVKVTVPPLSARVLHAAQPVPEPEDGPSVTLTAPEAGATGTVELSADVDGGPLTRVVFAAQAGDGTWRTLGTADHAPYRVTQHVGDDVAAGTPLRYKAVAVDRQGRLASDTAGSTAGQPPAEQPPSALDRDWAVVHYQRPDGDYDGWQFTAGERTAPFTGRDAYGAFAWVTVADGESAVDFRIEKDGSADGGERSIDLGRTGEVWVRQGGEETLPEAPDGAYPPQDENTAVVHYHRPDGDYDGWGLHTWTGAADPTDWAEPLQPTGRDAFGVTFEVPLAEGAGSLSYILHKGDQKDQAADQSLDFATHGRVAWKLSGKDGYLLPAGGSAPDLDLTKAEAQWIDRDTVAWNVEATGATSEQLVHDPKGRIGIEDGALSHEGRWIRLTPVVGGLTEEQRAQYPHLEDYAAFRIDPRDRDRVHEATRNQLVATQRAQNGALLAATGVQLPGVLDDLYGARAKDAELGPVFDGRGRPTLSVWAPTARTVSLELDGRTVRMRRDDATGVWSVRGGRNWEGKPYRYVIEVWAPTVQKLVTNKVTDPYATALTTDSKRSLVVDLSDRKLKPEGWEQLDKPAATPLRDAQIQELHVRDFSVADDTNRHPGKYLAFTDEDSDGMRHLRKLAKAGTSYVHLLPTYDLASTPERRGDQKEPDCDLAALPADSAKQQECVGAVRGEDAYNWGYDPLHYTVPEGSYATRTDGPQRTREYRRMVQGLNDAGLRVVQDVVYNHTYAAGQDGKSVLDRIVPGYYQRLLDDGTVATSTCCANTAPEHTMMGKLVVDSVVTWAKEYKIDGFRFDLMGHHPKANMVAVREALDELTPAKDGVDGSSIILYGEGWNFGEVADDARFTQATQKHMAGTGIATFSDRARDAVRGGGPFDEDPGVQGFASGLYTDPNDSENNGTREEQKQRLLHYQDLIKVGLTGNLADYAFTDSGGKRVTGAEVDYNGSPAGYADAPGDALAYADAHDNESLYDALAYKLPKDTTAGERARMQVLAMATAALSQGPALSQAGTDLLRSKSLDRNSYDSGDWFNAIHWDCRDGNGFGRGLPPAWDNEDKWPYAKPLLTRDALTPGCEEIRGASGAYRDLLRIRAREDAFSLGTAARVQERVSFPLSGTDRQVAGVIAMEVGDLVVVLNATPERRRVADDGWQDGGFALHPAQARGSDEVVKSAEFDAATGTFEVPGRTVAVFAAR encoded by the coding sequence GTGCTCGGTTCCTCCGCGCGCAGAGGGGTGGCCGCGGGCATAGCGGCCGCCGTTCTCACCACCCTCGTCACCGCCGCCGCACCCGCGGCCGCGAAGAAGGCGCCACCGCCGCCGTCCGACAAGTCCCTCGCCGCTGAGGTGACGCGGCACGACCTCACCCGCGAGCAGTTCTACTTCGTGCTGCCCGACCGTTTCGCCAACGGCGACACCGGCAACGACGAGGGCGGCCTGACCGGCGGACGCCTCCGGACCGGCTTCGACCCGACGGACAAGGGCTTCTACCAGGGCGGCGACCTCCAGGGCATCATCGACCGGCTGGACTACATCGAGGACCTCGGGACGACGGCGATCTGGATGGCGCCGATCTTCAAGAACAAGCCGGTGCAGGGCGAGGGGAAGAACGCCAGCGCCGGCTACCACGGCTACTGGATCACCGACTTCACGCAGGTCGACCCGCACTTCGGCACCAACGCACAGCTCGAGACGCTGATCGAAGCGGCCCACGACAAGGGCATGAAGGTCTTCTTCGACGTCATCACCAACCACACCGCCGACGTCGTCGGGTACGAGCCGGCGTCCTACGACTACCTGTCCAAGGGCGCCTTCCCCTACCTGACGAAGGGCGGCAAACCGTTCGACGACCGCGACTACGCCGGCGGGAAGCCCTTCCCGAAGGTGGACGAGGGCTCCTTCCCGCGTACGCCCGTCGTGCCGGAGGCGGAGCGGGACGTCAAGGTGCCGTCGTGGCTCAACGACCCGGCGATGTACCACAACCGCGGCGATTCCACGTTCGCCGGCGAGTCCAGCGAATACGGCGACTTCGCGGGGCTCGACGACCTGTGGACCGAACGCCCCGAGGTCGTGCGGGGCATGGAGCGGATCTACCAGCGGTGGGTCCGCGACTTCGACATCGACGGCTTCCGCATCGACACCGTCAAGCACGTCGACATGGACTTCTGGTCGCAGTGGGCCACCGCACTGGACCGGTACGCCGCGAAGAAGGGGCGTGACGACTTCTTCATGTTCGGCGAGGTCTACTCCTCCGACGTGAAGACAACCGCGCCGTACGTGACGCGGGGCCGGCTGGACTCCACCCTCGACTTCCCCTTCCAGGACGCCGCCCGCGGCTTCGCCTCCCAGGGCGGCTCCGCGCAGAAGCTGGCCGAGGTGTTCGCGCAGGACTACCGCTACACCACCGAAGCGGCCAACGCCTACGAGCAGGTCACCTTCCTCGGCAACCACGACATGGGCCGCATCGGCGCCTTCGTCCGCCAGGACAACCCCGACGCGGACGAGGCTGAACTGCTGCGCCGCGACGCCCTCGCCCACGAGCTGATGTTCCTCAGCCGCGGCAACCCGGTGATCTACTACGGCGACGAGCAGGGCTTCACCGGCGCCGGCGGCGACAAGGGCGCCCGCCAGACCCTCTTCGCCTCGAAGACCCCCGACTACCTCGACGACGACCAGCTCGGCACCGACCGCACCCACGCCGAGGACGCCTACGACACCCGCCACCCGCTGTACCGCGCCGTCGCCCGACTCTCGAAGCTCACCACGAAGCACCCGGCGCTGCGCGACGGCGTGCAGGTCGAACGGCACGCGGCCGACGGCCCCGGCGTGTACGCCTTCTCCCGCTTCCCCGCCGAGCAGGACGCACCGGCCCGCGAGTACCTGGTCGCCGTCAACAACGCCGAGGAGAAGCGGACCGCCACCCTCGACACGGCCTCGCCCGGCACCCGCTTCCGCACCCTCCACGGGGAGGGCAAGCCCGTCACCAGCCAGGCCGACGGCACGGTGAAGGTCACCGTGCCCCCGCTGTCCGCCCGGGTGCTGCACGCCGCGCAACCGGTGCCGGAGCCGGAGGACGGGCCGTCCGTCACCCTCACCGCCCCCGAGGCCGGCGCCACTGGCACCGTCGAGCTGAGCGCCGACGTGGACGGCGGCCCCCTCACCCGCGTCGTCTTCGCCGCCCAGGCCGGCGACGGGACGTGGCGCACCCTCGGCACCGCCGACCACGCGCCGTACCGCGTCACCCAGCACGTCGGCGACGACGTCGCCGCCGGAACACCGCTGCGCTACAAGGCCGTCGCCGTGGACCGGCAGGGCCGCCTCGCCTCCGACACGGCCGGCAGCACCGCCGGGCAGCCGCCCGCCGAACAGCCGCCGTCCGCACTGGACCGTGACTGGGCGGTCGTCCATTACCAGCGACCCGACGGCGACTACGACGGCTGGCAGTTCACCGCGGGGGAGCGGACCGCACCCTTCACCGGACGGGACGCCTACGGCGCGTTCGCCTGGGTCACCGTCGCGGACGGCGAGAGCGCCGTCGACTTCCGCATCGAGAAGGACGGCTCGGCCGACGGCGGGGAGCGCAGCATCGACCTGGGCCGCACCGGCGAGGTGTGGGTGCGGCAGGGCGGCGAGGAGACGCTGCCCGAGGCGCCCGACGGCGCGTACCCGCCGCAGGACGAGAACACCGCCGTCGTCCACTACCACCGCCCCGACGGCGACTACGACGGCTGGGGCCTGCACACCTGGACCGGTGCCGCCGACCCCACCGACTGGGCGGAGCCGCTGCAGCCCACCGGCCGCGACGCGTTCGGCGTCACCTTCGAGGTGCCGCTCGCCGAGGGCGCGGGATCACTGAGCTACATCCTGCACAAGGGCGACCAGAAGGATCAGGCCGCCGACCAGTCCCTCGACTTCGCCACCCACGGCCGCGTCGCGTGGAAGCTCAGCGGCAAGGACGGCTACCTGCTCCCCGCCGGCGGCAGCGCACCCGACCTCGACCTCACCAAGGCCGAGGCGCAGTGGATCGACCGCGACACCGTCGCCTGGAACGTCGAGGCCACCGGCGCCACCAGCGAGCAGCTCGTCCACGACCCGAAAGGCCGCATCGGGATCGAGGACGGCGCCCTGTCCCACGAGGGCCGGTGGATCCGGCTCACCCCGGTCGTGGGCGGGCTGACCGAGGAGCAGCGCGCGCAGTACCCGCACCTGGAGGACTACGCCGCCTTCCGCATCGATCCGCGCGACCGCGACCGGGTGCACGAGGCGACCCGCAACCAGCTCGTCGCCACCCAACGGGCGCAGAACGGCGCCCTGCTGGCCGCCACCGGCGTGCAGCTCCCCGGTGTGCTGGACGACCTGTACGGCGCCCGGGCCAAGGACGCCGAGCTGGGCCCGGTCTTCGACGGCCGGGGACGCCCCACGCTGTCGGTGTGGGCCCCCACCGCGCGCACGGTCTCCCTGGAGCTGGACGGCCGCACGGTGCGGATGCGGCGCGACGACGCCACCGGCGTGTGGAGCGTGCGCGGCGGCCGGAACTGGGAGGGGAAGCCGTACCGGTACGTGATCGAGGTGTGGGCGCCGACGGTGCAGAAGCTCGTCACCAACAAGGTCACCGACCCGTACGCGACGGCGTTGACGACCGACTCGAAGCGGAGCCTGGTCGTCGACCTGTCGGACCGGAAGCTGAAGCCGGAGGGCTGGGAGCAGCTGGACAAGCCGGCTGCCACGCCGCTGCGCGACGCGCAGATCCAGGAACTGCACGTCCGCGACTTCTCCGTCGCCGACGACACCAACCGCCACCCGGGGAAGTACCTCGCCTTCACCGACGAGGACTCCGACGGCATGCGGCACCTGCGGAAGCTGGCGAAGGCCGGTACCTCCTACGTGCACCTGCTGCCCACCTACGACCTCGCCTCCACGCCCGAGCGGCGCGGCGACCAGAAGGAACCCGACTGCGACCTGGCCGCGCTGCCCGCCGACTCGGCGAAGCAGCAGGAGTGCGTCGGCGCGGTGCGCGGCGAGGACGCGTACAACTGGGGTTACGACCCGCTGCACTACACCGTGCCCGAGGGCTCGTACGCCACCCGGACGGACGGGCCGCAGCGCACCCGCGAGTACCGGCGCATGGTGCAGGGACTCAACGACGCGGGCCTGCGCGTCGTGCAGGACGTGGTCTACAACCACACCTACGCCGCCGGGCAGGACGGGAAGTCGGTGCTCGACCGCATCGTTCCCGGCTACTACCAGAGGCTGCTGGACGACGGCACCGTGGCCACGTCCACCTGCTGCGCCAACACCGCGCCCGAGCACACCATGATGGGCAAGCTTGTCGTCGACTCCGTCGTCACCTGGGCGAAGGAGTACAAGATCGACGGCTTCCGCTTCGACCTGATGGGCCACCACCCGAAGGCGAACATGGTCGCGGTGCGCGAGGCGCTGGACGAGCTGACGCCGGCGAAGGACGGCGTCGACGGATCGTCGATCATCCTCTACGGCGAGGGCTGGAACTTCGGCGAGGTCGCGGACGACGCCCGGTTCACCCAGGCCACGCAGAAGCACATGGCCGGCACCGGCATCGCCACCTTCTCCGACCGGGCACGGGACGCGGTGCGCGGCGGTGGCCCGTTCGACGAGGACCCCGGCGTGCAGGGCTTCGCCTCCGGCCTCTACACCGACCCCAACGACTCGGAGAACAACGGCACCCGGGAGGAGCAGAAGCAGCGCCTGCTGCACTACCAGGACCTGATCAAGGTCGGGCTCACCGGCAACCTCGCCGACTACGCCTTCACCGACTCGGGCGGGAAGCGGGTCACCGGAGCCGAGGTCGACTACAACGGTTCGCCGGCCGGGTACGCGGACGCTCCCGGCGACGCGCTCGCCTACGCGGACGCGCACGACAACGAGAGCCTGTACGACGCGCTCGCCTACAAGCTGCCGAAGGACACGACGGCCGGGGAGCGGGCCCGCATGCAGGTCCTCGCGATGGCGACCGCGGCACTCTCGCAGGGACCGGCGCTGAGCCAGGCCGGTACCGACCTGCTGCGCTCCAAGTCGCTGGACCGCAACTCCTACGACTCCGGCGACTGGTTCAACGCCATCCACTGGGACTGCCGCGACGGCAACGGCTTCGGCCGCGGGCTGCCCCCCGCGTGGGACAACGAGGACAAGTGGCCGTACGCCAAGCCGCTGCTCACGCGGGACGCGCTGACGCCGGGGTGCGAGGAGATCCGCGGGGCGTCGGGCGCGTACCGCGACCTGCTGCGCATCCGCGCCCGAGAGGACGCCTTCTCGCTGGGGACGGCCGCGCGGGTGCAGGAGCGCGTGTCCTTCCCGCTGTCCGGGACGGACCGGCAGGTCGCCGGGGTGATCGCGATGGAGGTCGGCGACCTGGTCGTCGTCCTCAACGCGACACCCGAGCGCCGGCGGGTCGCCGACGACGGGTGGCAGGACGGCGGCTTCGCCCTGCACCCCGCCCAGGCCCGTGGCTCGGACGAGGTCGTGAAGTCGGCGGAGTTCGACGCCGCGACGGGCACGTTCGAGGTGCCGGGACGTACGGTCGCGGTGTTCGCCGCCCGCTGA
- a CDS encoding HAD-IA family hydrolase, with translation MQYVLLDVDGTLIDAVDNQRRVWRTWSRRHGLDADEVYRVAVRTRPLETFAEVAPGRDPQQCLALLHELEDEDVRSGTYAAFDGAAELLDSLHPGTWAVVTSNYAHRVRGRFARTGLRVPEVLVDAAAVEEGKPSPVPYLRAAALLGAAPEDCLVVEDAPSGVRSGLDAGMTVWGVNTPAAVDGVHRHFATLRAAVREILAVTSGRDASDASDR, from the coding sequence GTGCAGTACGTCCTGCTCGACGTCGACGGCACGTTGATCGACGCCGTGGACAACCAGCGGCGCGTGTGGCGCACCTGGTCGCGGCGGCACGGGCTGGACGCCGACGAGGTCTACCGGGTGGCAGTGCGGACGAGGCCGCTGGAGACCTTCGCGGAGGTCGCTCCGGGCCGTGATCCGCAGCAGTGCCTGGCCCTGCTGCACGAACTGGAGGACGAGGACGTCCGGTCCGGTACGTACGCGGCCTTCGACGGCGCCGCGGAACTCCTGGACAGCCTCCACCCCGGGACCTGGGCCGTGGTGACCTCGAACTACGCGCACCGGGTCCGCGGGCGCTTCGCCCGGACCGGCCTGCGGGTGCCGGAGGTGCTCGTGGACGCGGCAGCGGTCGAGGAGGGCAAGCCGTCGCCCGTGCCGTACCTGCGGGCGGCCGCGCTCCTCGGGGCCGCTCCGGAGGACTGCCTCGTGGTCGAGGACGCCCCGTCGGGCGTGCGGTCCGGGCTGGACGCCGGGATGACGGTCTGGGGTGTCAACACCCCGGCGGCGGTGGACGGAGTGCACCGTCACTTCGCCACCCTGCGCGCAGCGGTCCGCGAGATCCTCGCCGTCACCTCCGGCCGGGACGCCTCGGACGCTTCGGACCGCTAG
- a CDS encoding TetR/AcrR family transcriptional regulator, which yields MTTTPTAGARRRMGVEERRQQLIAVALELFSSRAPEDVSIDDIANAAGISRPLVYHYFPGKQSLYQAAVRIAAEELAGRFSEPHEGPLSGRLLRVMRRYFDFVADHGPGFSALLRGGTTVGSPQTGAVIDEVRQAAYEQVLSHLGIESPGPRLSLVVRSWVGLAETTALTWLDGREVPRRELEVQLVHDFVALAAVTAVHDEETAAVVRRVVEQEPADGPLSDLVAGLLALLPHPTEAPHGP from the coding sequence ATGACCACCACACCGACCGCCGGTGCGCGCCGCAGGATGGGTGTCGAGGAGCGGCGGCAGCAACTGATCGCCGTCGCCCTGGAGCTGTTCAGCAGCCGCGCGCCGGAGGACGTGTCCATCGACGACATCGCGAACGCCGCCGGAATCTCGCGGCCGCTGGTGTACCACTACTTTCCCGGCAAGCAGAGCCTCTACCAGGCGGCCGTCCGGATCGCGGCGGAGGAGCTCGCGGGACGGTTCAGTGAGCCGCACGAGGGCCCGCTGAGCGGACGCCTGCTGCGCGTGATGCGCCGGTACTTCGACTTCGTCGCCGACCACGGCCCCGGCTTCTCCGCGCTGCTGCGCGGCGGCACGACCGTGGGCTCGCCGCAGACGGGCGCGGTCATCGACGAGGTGCGGCAGGCCGCGTACGAGCAGGTGCTCTCGCATCTGGGCATCGAGTCGCCCGGCCCGCGCCTGTCGCTCGTGGTGCGCTCCTGGGTGGGGCTGGCCGAGACCACCGCGCTGACCTGGCTGGACGGGCGGGAGGTGCCACGGCGTGAGCTCGAGGTGCAGTTGGTGCACGACTTCGTGGCGCTGGCGGCCGTGACCGCCGTGCACGACGAGGAGACGGCGGCCGTCGTGCGGCGGGTCGTGGAGCAGGAGCCGGCGGACGGCCCGCTCTCCGACCTCGTGGCCGGACTCCTCGCCCTCCTGCCCCACCCCACCGAAGCCCCGCACGGGCCGTAG
- a CDS encoding SDR family oxidoreductase yields MARVSVISGGGTGIGRATAERFARDGDRVVLLGRRAEVLETAADDLRARVAGAEVSTRAVDLAEPAQVEDLCAELAQRYGRVDVLVNNAGGNVEIGAPAEATKGLAGAAAHWTGNFRSNVLTAVLLTEGLRDSLASPGGRVVLLSSIAAFRGSGTGSYAAAKAALHPYVYDLAGSLGPRGVTVNAVAPGYIEDTEFFRGGMTDARRRVLVEQTDTGRAGVPEDAAETVHWLCSPGAGHVTGQIVQVNGGARKGN; encoded by the coding sequence ATGGCACGTGTGAGCGTGATCAGCGGCGGGGGCACCGGCATCGGCCGGGCGACGGCGGAGCGCTTCGCGCGGGACGGCGACCGGGTCGTGCTGCTCGGGCGGCGGGCGGAAGTGCTGGAGACGGCGGCGGACGACCTCCGGGCGCGTGTCGCGGGAGCCGAAGTGAGCACCCGGGCCGTGGACCTCGCCGAGCCCGCGCAGGTCGAGGATCTCTGCGCGGAACTGGCCCAGCGGTACGGCCGCGTCGACGTGCTGGTCAACAACGCCGGCGGCAACGTGGAGATCGGCGCTCCGGCGGAGGCGACGAAGGGACTGGCGGGCGCCGCCGCGCACTGGACCGGCAACTTCCGGTCCAATGTGCTGACCGCCGTGCTGCTCACCGAAGGGCTGCGCGATTCGCTCGCCTCGCCCGGCGGCCGGGTGGTGCTGCTCAGCTCCATCGCCGCCTTCCGCGGCTCCGGCACCGGCTCCTACGCCGCCGCAAAGGCCGCGCTGCACCCGTACGTCTACGACCTGGCGGGGTCCCTCGGACCGCGTGGCGTCACGGTCAACGCCGTGGCCCCCGGCTACATCGAGGACACCGAGTTCTTCCGCGGCGGGATGACCGACGCACGCAGGCGCGTCCTCGTCGAGCAGACCGACACCGGCCGGGCCGGCGTCCCCGAGGACGCCGCCGAGACCGTGCACTGGCTCTGCTCGCCCGGCGCGGGTCACGTCACCGGCCAGATCGTGCAGGTCAACGGCGGTGCCCGGAAGGGGAACTGA
- a CDS encoding SPW repeat protein, with amino-acid sequence MADVSHRGDLAGHPDAMEMRERYSRVLKGRDVAFVDGPVFLVGLYCAVSPWVVHYSGNQPALTTHALIMGIAIALLALGFTVTPERMYGLSWAMCAMGAWIIVSSWVVGDSPDAGIIWNNIIVGGLAFLLGVACVGVVARSGRAT; translated from the coding sequence ATGGCCGATGTGTCTCACCGGGGAGACCTGGCGGGTCACCCCGACGCGATGGAGATGCGGGAGAGGTACTCCCGCGTACTCAAGGGAAGGGACGTGGCGTTCGTCGACGGGCCGGTCTTCCTCGTCGGCCTGTACTGCGCCGTGTCCCCCTGGGTGGTGCACTACTCCGGCAATCAGCCCGCACTGACGACGCACGCCCTGATCATGGGCATCGCGATCGCCCTGCTGGCACTCGGATTCACCGTGACGCCGGAGCGGATGTACGGCCTGAGCTGGGCCATGTGCGCGATGGGCGCATGGATCATCGTCTCGTCCTGGGTGGTCGGCGACAGTCCCGACGCCGGCATCATCTGGAACAACATCATCGTCGGCGGGCTCGCCTTCCTTCTGGGCGTGGCCTGCGTCGGCGTGGTAGCCAGGAGCGGCCGCGCCACGTGA
- a CDS encoding Gfo/Idh/MocA family oxidoreductase, protein MTTPHDDLPGTPHGAPPPAPLRFGLLGTGPWAHATHAPALDAHPGVEFAGVWGRRPQAAAELADRFGTRAHSDVDALLAGCDAVAVALPPDIQAPLAVRAAEAGCHLLLDKPVATTPGGAAEVAAAAERAGVASVVFFTLRFSPTTAGWIDARAAAGDWLLGRADWLSPVFGGADSPYAASPWRKEKGALWDVGPHALSVLLPVLGDVADVAAVAGPGDTVHLTLRHHGGASSTVTVSHTVPPGAAGVTAEVRGPAGVAVLPEREEPPAESFAHALDALLRAVRSGTPDACDLRFGRRVTEILAGAEAALGAVPGQDTERAAAR, encoded by the coding sequence ATGACGACGCCGCACGACGACCTGCCCGGCACCCCGCACGGCGCGCCGCCGCCCGCACCTCTCCGCTTCGGTCTGCTCGGCACCGGACCGTGGGCCCACGCCACGCACGCGCCCGCGCTCGACGCCCACCCCGGCGTGGAGTTCGCCGGCGTGTGGGGGCGGCGGCCCCAAGCCGCCGCCGAACTCGCGGACCGGTTCGGCACCCGCGCCCACTCCGACGTCGACGCGTTGCTCGCCGGCTGCGACGCGGTGGCCGTCGCCCTGCCACCCGACATCCAGGCACCCCTGGCCGTACGGGCCGCCGAAGCGGGCTGCCACCTCCTGCTCGACAAGCCGGTCGCCACCACTCCCGGCGGCGCGGCGGAGGTCGCCGCCGCCGCCGAACGCGCGGGCGTGGCCTCCGTGGTGTTCTTCACCCTGCGGTTCAGCCCCACCACCGCCGGCTGGATCGACGCCCGGGCTGCCGCGGGCGACTGGCTGCTCGGCCGCGCCGACTGGCTGTCGCCGGTCTTTGGCGGCGCCGACTCCCCGTACGCGGCCTCACCCTGGCGCAAGGAGAAGGGCGCGCTGTGGGACGTCGGCCCGCACGCGCTGTCCGTCCTGCTGCCGGTGCTCGGCGACGTCGCCGACGTCGCGGCCGTGGCCGGCCCCGGCGACACCGTGCACCTGACGCTGCGGCACCACGGCGGAGCCTCCAGTACGGTCACCGTCAGCCACACCGTGCCGCCGGGCGCCGCGGGCGTCACCGCCGAGGTGCGCGGGCCCGCCGGCGTCGCCGTGCTGCCCGAGCGCGAGGAGCCCCCGGCCGAGTCCTTCGCCCACGCGCTCGACGCCCTGCTCCGCGCGGTGCGCAGCGGCACGCCGGACGCCTGCGACCTGCGCTTCGGCCGGCGGGTGACGGAGATCCTGGCCGGGGCGGAGGCCGCCCTCGGCGCCGTGCCCGGTCAGGACACCGAGCGCGCCGCCGCGCGCTGA